One window of Pyxicephalus adspersus chromosome 4, UCB_Pads_2.0, whole genome shotgun sequence genomic DNA carries:
- the MAD2L1BP gene encoding MAD2L1-binding protein — MEKAKSDHPTRRPHSRPNALHRRSSREDSEVSVVFPGLVTRESCCCFTSELVKHILHQRHQLPLPYEELLRFCQRQQEGEVIRRPKKGEGSDSRQCQRSLSDLEELMVQLETFFTLTAVPRVLLLLGGTAMTPKEMYVIDMEGVQVGNGEESLRTRPCLRQIFHALFLADPFSDLRSTSPMSVVIMVQGHRDCGTEWFRPKLNYKVPVRGHTLTVRMSCGASPTPAAYSNEEYIWFQAPITLKGFHN, encoded by the exons ATGGAAAAGGCGAAGTCAGACCATCCGACACGGAGACCCCACAGTCGCCCCAACGCTCTTCACAGACGCAGCTCTAGGGAGGACTCTGAGGTGTCGGTGGTGTTCCCAGGCCTGGTGACCAGGGAGAGCTGCTGCTGCTTCACCTCCGAGCTGGTGAAACACATCCTGCACCAGAGACACCAACTGCCCCTCCCCTATGAGGAGCTACTCCGCTTCTGCCAGAGGCAACAG GAAGGAGAAGTCATCAGAAGACCGAAAAAGGGAGAAGGATCGGATTCCCGCCAGTGTCAGCGTTCTCTTTCAGATTTGGAGGAACTTATGGTCCAGCTGGAGACTTTCTTCACCCTGACTGCAGTTCCTCGAGTCCTCCTGCTGCTGGGAGGAACTGCAATGACCCCCAAGGAGATGTATGTGATCGACATGGAAGGTGTACAGGTGGGCAATGGCGAAGAGAGCCTGAGAACGCGGCCTTGTCTCCGGCAGATTTTCCACGCTCTTTTCCTGGCTGACCCGTTCAGCGATCTCCGCTCCACCTCCCCCATGAGCGTGGTCATTATGGTGCAGGGACACAGGGACTGCGGCACAGAGTGGTTCCGGCCCAAACTAAACTACAAAGTGCCTGTCCGGGGCCACACACTGACAGTCAGAATGTCCTGCGGTGCATCGCCCACCCCTGCAGCGTATAGTAATGAGGAATATATCTGGTTCCAGGCGCCCATCACACTGAAAGGATTCCACAACTGA